One Streptomyces sp. V4I8 genomic window carries:
- the lepA gene encoding translation elongation factor 4 translates to MPATPNNVPEPSRTDPALIRNFCIIAHIDHGKSTLADRMLQLTGVVEQRQMRAQYLDRMDIERERGITIKSQAVRLPWAPTHEPGNTHILNMIDTPGHVDFTYEVSRSLAACEGTILLVDAAQGIEAQTLANLYLAMENDLTIIPVLNKIDLPAAQPEKFAEELANLVGCDPSDVLRVSAKTGVGVDALLDKVVKEVPAPVGVKDAPARAMIFDSVYDSYRGVVTYVRVIDGQLNKRERIKMMSTGATHELLEIGTNSPEMLGADGLGVGEVGYLITGVKDVRQSKVGDTVTSQQKGATEALGGYKDPKPMVFSGLYPLDGSDYPELREALDKLQLNDAALVYEPETSAALGFGFRVGFLGLLHLDVIRERLEREFGLDLIATAPNVVYRVVMEDGTEHTVTNPSEFPEGKINEVYEPVVRATILAPTEFIGSIMELCQTRRGTLLGMDYLSEDRVEIRYTLPLAEIVFDFFDQLKSKTRGYASLDYEPTGEQTSSLVKVDILLHGDKVDAFSAITHKDAAYAYGVRLVAKLRELIPRQAFEVPIQAAIGSRVIARETIRAIRKDVLAKCYGGDISRKRKLLEKQKEGKKRMKMVGSVEVPQEAFIAVLSSDDSAGSGKGKK, encoded by the coding sequence GTGCCCGCGACCCCTAACAATGTGCCCGAGCCGAGCCGTACCGACCCGGCTCTGATCCGCAATTTCTGCATCATCGCGCACATCGACCACGGCAAGTCCACGCTCGCCGACCGGATGCTCCAGCTGACCGGTGTGGTCGAGCAGCGGCAGATGCGTGCTCAGTACCTCGACCGGATGGACATCGAGCGCGAGCGCGGCATCACGATCAAGTCCCAGGCGGTGCGGCTGCCGTGGGCTCCCACCCACGAACCCGGCAACACGCACATCCTCAACATGATCGACACCCCGGGGCACGTCGACTTCACCTACGAGGTCTCGCGGTCGCTCGCCGCCTGCGAGGGGACCATCCTCCTCGTCGACGCCGCCCAGGGCATCGAGGCCCAGACCCTCGCCAACCTCTACCTGGCGATGGAGAACGACCTCACGATCATCCCCGTACTGAACAAGATCGACCTGCCGGCCGCGCAGCCCGAGAAGTTCGCCGAGGAGCTCGCCAACCTGGTCGGGTGCGACCCGAGCGACGTGCTGCGGGTGTCCGCCAAGACCGGCGTCGGCGTCGACGCGCTGCTCGACAAGGTGGTCAAGGAGGTCCCGGCGCCCGTCGGCGTCAAGGACGCCCCGGCCCGCGCGATGATCTTCGACTCGGTCTATGACTCCTATCGCGGTGTCGTGACGTACGTCCGTGTCATCGACGGCCAGCTCAACAAGCGCGAGCGCATCAAGATGATGTCGACGGGCGCCACGCACGAGCTGCTGGAGATCGGCACGAACTCGCCCGAGATGCTGGGCGCCGACGGCCTCGGCGTCGGTGAGGTGGGTTACCTCATCACCGGTGTGAAGGACGTCCGCCAGTCCAAGGTCGGTGACACCGTCACCAGCCAGCAGAAGGGGGCGACTGAGGCCCTCGGCGGGTACAAGGACCCGAAGCCCATGGTCTTCTCCGGGCTCTATCCGCTGGACGGCTCCGACTATCCCGAGCTGCGCGAGGCCCTCGACAAGCTCCAGCTCAACGACGCCGCGCTCGTCTACGAGCCCGAGACCTCCGCCGCCCTCGGCTTCGGCTTCCGCGTCGGCTTCCTGGGGCTCCTGCACCTCGACGTGATCCGTGAGCGGCTGGAGCGCGAGTTCGGCCTCGACCTCATCGCCACCGCGCCCAACGTGGTCTACCGGGTGGTCATGGAGGACGGCACCGAGCACACCGTCACCAACCCGAGCGAGTTCCCCGAGGGCAAGATCAACGAGGTGTACGAGCCCGTCGTACGCGCCACGATCCTCGCCCCGACCGAGTTCATCGGCTCGATCATGGAGCTGTGCCAGACCCGGCGCGGCACCCTGCTCGGCATGGACTACCTGTCCGAGGACCGGGTCGAGATCCGCTACACCCTGCCGCTCGCGGAGATCGTCTTCGACTTCTTCGACCAGCTGAAGTCGAAGACGCGTGGTTACGCGTCGCTGGACTACGAGCCCACGGGCGAGCAGACCTCCAGCCTGGTCAAGGTCGACATCCTGCTGCACGGCGACAAGGTGGACGCCTTCTCCGCGATCACGCACAAGGACGCGGCCTACGCCTACGGGGTGCGGCTCGTCGCCAAGCTGCGCGAGCTGATCCCGCGGCAGGCCTTCGAGGTGCCGATCCAGGCCGCCATCGGCTCCCGGGTCATCGCCCGCGAGACCATCCGCGCCATCCGCAAGGACGTCCTCGCCAAGTGCTACGGCGGCGACATCTCCCGTAAGCGCAAGCTGCTGGAGAAGCAGAAGGAAGGCAAGAAGCGGATGAAGATGGTGGGTTCCGTGGAGGTTCCGCAGGAGGCCTTCATCGCCGTACTGAGCAGTGATGACAGCGCGGGGTCGGGCAAGGGCAAGAAGTAA
- the rpsT gene encoding 30S ribosomal protein S20 — translation MANIKSQIKRIKTNEKARLRNKAVKSSLKTAIRKAREAAAAGDAEKATEYQRAAARALDKAVSKGVIHKNQAANKKSALASKVASLKG, via the coding sequence GTGGCGAACATCAAGTCCCAGATCAAGCGGATCAAGACCAACGAGAAGGCTCGGCTGCGCAACAAGGCCGTCAAGTCCTCCCTGAAGACCGCGATCCGCAAGGCCCGTGAGGCCGCTGCCGCGGGTGACGCCGAGAAGGCCACCGAGTACCAGCGCGCTGCTGCGCGTGCGCTCGACAAGGCCGTCTCCAAGGGCGTCATCCACAAGAACCAGGCCGCCAACAAGAAGTCGGCGCTGGCTTCGAAGGTCGCGTCCCTCAAGGGCTGA
- a CDS encoding nuclear transport factor 2 family protein, with protein sequence MAEHPHAQLVRKGYEAFTRGDMDTLRTVLAGDCTHHVPGTHPLSGDFKGQDACIDMYGRLFSETDGTFRVELRNILVDGRGHAVSVHGFTAERQGRRIDENGALVFRIVGDKVTDIDECVEDIEKGNEFWS encoded by the coding sequence ATGGCTGAACACCCGCACGCACAGCTCGTCCGCAAGGGCTACGAGGCCTTTACCCGGGGTGACATGGACACCCTGCGCACCGTGCTCGCCGGAGACTGCACGCACCACGTACCCGGCACCCACCCGCTCTCGGGCGACTTCAAGGGGCAGGACGCGTGTATCGACATGTACGGCCGCCTCTTCAGCGAGACGGACGGGACGTTCCGCGTCGAACTGCGCAACATCCTCGTGGACGGCCGAGGCCATGCCGTGTCCGTGCACGGCTTCACCGCCGAGCGCCAGGGCAGGCGCATAGACGAGAACGGAGCCCTGGTCTTCCGGATCGTCGGAGACAAGGTCACCGACATCGACGAGTGCGTCGAGGACATCGAGAAGGGCAACGAGTTCTGGTCCTGA
- a CDS encoding nuclear transport factor 2 family protein has product MTEHPHASLVRKTYDAFTSGDLDTLRGLLAGDCTYHFPGSHSLSGDYKGQDPILDVFRRIFQETDGTLTVELRHVLVDGRGHVMSLHHSTAERGGKRVDLDGGIVFRIVGDRITDLDECFDDLDKLNDFWS; this is encoded by the coding sequence ATGACGGAACACCCGCACGCATCGCTCGTCCGCAAGACCTATGACGCCTTCACGAGCGGTGACCTGGACACCCTGCGCGGGCTGCTGGCGGGGGACTGCACCTACCACTTCCCCGGCAGCCATTCGCTGTCCGGCGACTACAAGGGGCAGGACCCGATCCTCGACGTGTTCCGACGGATCTTCCAGGAGACGGACGGGACGCTGACCGTGGAGTTGCGGCACGTCCTCGTCGATGGCCGGGGCCACGTGATGTCCCTGCACCACTCCACGGCCGAGCGCGGAGGCAAGCGCGTCGACCTGGACGGAGGCATCGTCTTCAGGATCGTCGGGGACAGGATCACCGACCTCGACGAGTGCTTCGACGACCTCGACAAACTCAACGACTTCTGGTCGTGA
- the holA gene encoding DNA polymerase III subunit delta: protein MARKSANDDPLAPVTLAVGQEELLLDRAVREVVVAARAADADTDVRDLAPEQLQPGTLAELTSPSLFAERKVVVVRNAQDLSADTIKDVTAYLGAPAEEITLVLVHAGGVKGKKLLDVARKAGAREVACPKMTKPADRLAFVRSEFRATGRSATPEACQALVDAIGSDLRELASAVSQLVADVEGTIDEAVVGRYYTGRAEASSFTVADRAVEGRAAEALEALRWSLATGVAPVLITSALAQGVRAIGKLSSARGGRPADLARELGMPPWKIDRVRQQMRGWTPDGVAVALRAVAEADAGVKGGGDDPEYALEKAVVTIARAARSRGRA from the coding sequence ATGGCCAGGAAGAGTGCGAATGATGATCCCCTCGCCCCTGTGACCCTTGCTGTGGGTCAGGAGGAGCTGCTGCTGGACCGTGCTGTGCGGGAGGTGGTGGTGGCCGCGCGGGCCGCTGATGCTGATACGGATGTGCGGGATCTGGCCCCGGAGCAGTTGCAGCCCGGCACGCTGGCCGAGTTGACGAGTCCCTCGCTGTTCGCGGAGCGCAAGGTCGTGGTCGTGCGCAATGCGCAGGATCTGTCGGCCGACACGATCAAGGACGTGACGGCGTATCTGGGGGCGCCGGCCGAGGAGATCACGCTCGTGCTGGTGCATGCCGGTGGGGTCAAGGGCAAGAAGCTGCTCGACGTGGCGCGCAAGGCCGGGGCTCGGGAGGTGGCGTGCCCGAAGATGACCAAGCCGGCGGACCGGCTGGCGTTCGTGCGGAGCGAGTTCCGGGCGACCGGGCGGTCCGCGACGCCGGAGGCCTGTCAGGCGCTGGTCGACGCCATCGGGAGCGATCTGCGGGAGCTGGCGTCCGCGGTGAGCCAGTTGGTCGCCGATGTCGAGGGGACCATCGACGAGGCCGTCGTCGGGCGGTACTACACCGGCCGCGCCGAGGCGTCGAGCTTCACCGTCGCCGACAGGGCGGTCGAGGGGCGGGCCGCGGAGGCGCTGGAGGCGTTGCGGTGGTCGTTGGCGACGGGCGTGGCGCCCGTGCTGATCACCAGTGCGCTCGCCCAGGGCGTCCGGGCCATCGGCAAGCTGTCCTCCGCGCGCGGCGGACGCCCCGCCGACCTCGCGCGCGAGCTGGGCATGCCGCCCTGGAAGATCGACCGCGTCCGGCAGCAGATGCGTGGGTGGACGCCCGACGGAGTGGCGGTGGCGTTGCGGGCGGTCGCCGAGGCCGATGCCGGTGTGAAGGGCGGGGGGGACGACCCCGAGTACGCCCTGGAGAAGGCTGTCGTCACCATCGCGCGAGCGGCGCGGTCGCGGGGGCGCGCGTAG
- a CDS encoding arylamine N-acetyltransferase, which produces MDSVEVDAYLRRLGVEHPAWPTVDVLRELHLRHLQTVPFENLSVHRGEEIVLEEKRLLDKVVGARRGGFCYELNGAFGALLGALGFDVTLLAARVHAKEGKLGIPYDHMALKVRTVDGGTWLADVGFGAHSHHPLAFEARGEQEDPAGVFRIVEAGPDEAGARGGHEAAEAVDLDVVMDGRPEYRLERRPRVLGDFVAGAWWHSTSPASHFTQSLVCSRVTEEGGRITLSGRTFKATAADGTREERELGTDEEVLGVYRERFGIELDRVPTVRKPYRDG; this is translated from the coding sequence ATGGATTCCGTTGAGGTTGATGCCTATCTCCGACGGCTGGGAGTCGAGCACCCGGCGTGGCCCACCGTGGACGTGCTGCGCGAGCTGCATCTGCGCCATCTGCAGACCGTGCCCTTCGAGAACCTGTCGGTCCACCGCGGCGAGGAGATCGTCCTGGAGGAGAAGCGGCTGCTGGACAAGGTGGTGGGGGCGAGACGGGGCGGGTTCTGTTACGAACTGAACGGGGCGTTCGGGGCGTTGCTCGGCGCGCTGGGCTTCGATGTGACGCTGCTCGCGGCCCGCGTCCACGCGAAGGAGGGGAAGCTCGGGATTCCCTACGACCACATGGCGTTGAAGGTGCGGACCGTGGACGGTGGCACATGGCTGGCGGACGTCGGCTTCGGGGCGCACAGTCACCATCCGCTGGCGTTCGAGGCGCGGGGAGAGCAGGAGGATCCGGCGGGCGTGTTCCGGATCGTCGAGGCCGGGCCGGACGAGGCCGGGGCACGCGGCGGGCACGAGGCGGCGGAGGCGGTGGACCTGGACGTCGTCATGGACGGCAGACCGGAGTACCGGCTGGAGCGGCGGCCGCGGGTGCTCGGTGACTTCGTGGCCGGCGCGTGGTGGCACAGCACCTCGCCGGCCTCGCACTTCACGCAGTCGCTGGTGTGTTCGCGGGTGACGGAGGAAGGAGGACGGATCACGCTCAGCGGCCGCACGTTCAAGGCGACGGCGGCCGACGGGACGCGGGAGGAGCGGGAGCTGGGGACGGACGAGGAGGTGCTGGGGGTGTACCGGGAGCGGTTCGGGATCGAGCTGGACCGGGTGCCGACGGTTCGGAAGCCCTACCGGGACGGCTGA